The following are from one region of the Quercus robur chromosome 1, dhQueRobu3.1, whole genome shotgun sequence genome:
- the LOC126727180 gene encoding superoxide dismutase [Mn], mitochondrial-like, whose protein sequence is MALRSVSRKSLSLRLAVGHVRGLQSFSLPELPYDYGALEPVISGEIMQLHHQKHHQTYITNYNKALEQLDQALAKADSSSIVQLQSAIKFNGGGHINHSIFWKNLAPIKEGGGEPPKASLGWAIDTQFGSLETLIQRINAEGAALQGSGWVWLALDKELKKLYVQTTANQDPLVTKGSALVPLFGIDVWEHAYYLQYKNVKADYLKNIWKVINWKYVSEVYEKENP, encoded by the exons ATGGCTCTTCGAAGTGTGAGCAGAAAATCCCTATCTCTAAGGCTAGCGGTTGGCCACGTTCGTGGGTTGCAGAGCTTCTCGCTGCCAGAGCTGCCTTACGACTATGGTGCTCTGGAGCCAGTGATTAGCGGAGAGATCATGCAACTCCACCATCAGAAGCACCACCAGACCTACATCACCAACTACAACAAGGCGCTCGAGCAGCTGGACCAGGCCCTCGCCAAGGCCGATTCCTCTTCCATCGTCCAATTGCAGAGCGCCATCAAATTCAACGGCGGAg GTCATATAAATCACTCGATTTTTTGGAAGAATCTTGCACCCAttaaa GAAGGAGGTGGCGAACCTCCAAAGGCTTCCCTAGGCTGGGCCATTGACACACAGTTTGGCTCTCTTGAAACATTAATTCAAAGAATCAATGCGGAAGGTGCGGCTTTGCAAGGCTCTGGATGGGTG TGGCTTGCTCTGGATAAAGAGCTGAAGAAGCTTTATGTTCAAACCACTGCAAATCAG gatCCACTTGTAACTAAAGGATCAGCTTTGGTTCCATTGTTTGGCATAGATGTTTGGGAGCACGCATACTACTTACAG TACAAAAATGTGAAAGCAGATTATCTGAAGAACATATGGAAGGTTATAAACTGGAAATATGTGAGTGAAGTTTATGAGAAAGAGAATCCTTGA
- the LOC126713878 gene encoding uncharacterized protein LOC126713878: MKQSSSKVVKPVLPQPSLSVQTIDVDVSPPVETTSSKTPPRTITPTSSQLPSRVSSNIVENEDLAWQRFQEAVKDEDIHACYDMSLKDFEHSGVHDLFKAMSKFIAASRQATELDKTRILLETTIKNVREESKKWAGVAAEAKEKEVEQLNLIAELKAAVVEKDSRLDHLQAKNDELSTSLSKAKDDAIAEFKASKEFTDLLDRNYAAGFEDFGMDAVENFPEVDFNSIKLNLNAATSSLLQTSSEDVNIEDDASTQPPTAPPA, translated from the exons ATGAAACAGTCATCATCTAAGGTGGTCAAGCCTGTCCTGCCCCAGCCCAGTCTCTCCGTCCAAACAATTGATGTGGACGTATCTCCACCTGTGGAGACGACCTCGTCCAAGACCCCTCCTAGGACGATTACACCTACCTCGTCTCAGCTCCCGTCGAGAGTGTCTTCAAACATAGTTGAAAACGAAGATTTGGCTTGGCAACGTTTTCAAGAAGCTGTGAAGGACGAGGACATACATGCATGTTATGACATGTCTTTAAAAGATTTTGAACATTCTGGTGTTCATGATCTTTTTAAG GCCATGTCCAAGTTCATCGCAGCGTCTAGGCAAGCCACAGAGTTGGACAAGACGAGGATTTTGCTAGAGACGACCATAAAAAACGTGAGGGAAGAGAGTAAGAAATGGGCTGGGGTTGCTGCTGAGGCTAAGGAGAAGGAAGTGGAGCAGCTAAATTTGATCGCAGAGTTGAAGGCCGCTGTGGTGGAGAAAGATTCCCGTCTTGACCACCTTCAAGCGAAGAATGACGAGCTGAGTACTTCCCTCTCCAAGGCTAAGGACGATGCCATTGCGGAGTTCAAAGCGTCCAAGGAATTCACAGACTTGTTGGACCGCAACTATGCAGCGGGTTTTGAAGACTTTGGGATGGACGCTGTTGAAAACTTCCCTGAGGTGGACTTCAACTCTATCAAACTTAACCTGAATGCTGCTACCAGCTCTCTTCTCCAAACCAGCTCTGAGGACGTCAATATTGAAGACGATGCCTCTACCCAGCCACCCACTGCTCCTCCTGCTTAA
- the LOC126727167 gene encoding UDP-xylose transporter 3-like codes for MSESQRFHLGTIGALSLSVVSSVSIVICNKALISTLNFSFATTLTSWHLLVTFCSLHVALCLNLFEHKPFDARAVMGFGILNGISIGLLNLSLGFNSVGFYQMTKLAIIPCTVLLEIIFFRKIFSRSIQFSLAILLLGVGIATVTDLQLNALGSFLSFLAVITTCVAQIMTNTIQKKFKVSSTQLLYQSCPYQAITLFVIGPFLDGLLTNKNVFAFKYTPQVLFFIVLSCMISVSVNFSTFLVIGKTSAVTYQVLGHLKTCLVLAFGYVLLHDPFSWRNILGILIAVVGMVVYSYCCTLESQQKAAEASAPLTQAKESEADPLLTVENGTGILADGVVPKAPVWKSNKDLHA; via the exons ATGAGTGAGAGCCAGAGGTTTCATCTTGGGACCATTGGGGCTTTGAGCTTGTCAGTGGTGTCGTCGGTCTCTATTGTGATTTGCAACAAGGCCCTCATTAGCACGCTTAATTTCAGTTTTG CCACAACCTTGACAAGTTGGCACCTTCTTGTCACGTTTTGTTCTCTTCATGTGGCATTATGTTTGAACTTGTTTGAACACAAACCTTTTGATGCAAGAGCTGTAATGGGTTTTGGCATACTAAATGGAATCTCCATTGGACTTTTAAATCTTAGCTTGGGTTTCAATTCTGTTGGATTTTATCAG ATGACAAAACTGGCGATCATTCCCTGTACTGTTCTTTTGGAGATTATTTTCTTTAGGAAGATATTCAG TAGGAGCATCCAGTTTTCCCTTGCCATCCTTCTTCTGGGCGTTGGGATTGCAACTGTGACTGATCTTCAACTCAATGCCCTCGGCTCCTTCTTGTCTTTTCTTGCAGTTATCACAACCTGCGTTGCTCAGATT ATGACTAATACCATCCAAAAGAAGTTCAAAGTATCTTCAACCCAACTTCTTTATCAGTCTTGCCCCTATCAGGCAATAACTTTGTTCGTCATTGGCCCATTTCTAGATGGGCTTTTGACTAATAAAAACGTTTTTGCTTTCAAGTATACCCCTCAAGTGCTG TTCTTCATTGTTCTATCCTGCATGATTTCTGTCTCTGTAAACTTCAGTACATTTCTGGTTATTGGAAAGACATCTGCAGTCACCTATCAGGTCCTTGGACATCTGAAAACTTGCCTAGTTTTGGCCTTTGGCTATGTTCTACTTCATGACCCATTTAGCTGGCGCAATATTTTAGGGATTTTGATTGCTGTAGTTGGGATGGTAGTCTATTCTTACTGCTGTACCCTCGAGAGCCAGCAGAAGGCTGCTGAAGCATCTGCACCATTGACCCAG GCAAAGGAAAGTGAAGCTGATCCTCTTTTAACCGTAGAAAATGGAACAGGGATTTTAGCTGATGGTGTTGTTCCAAAAGCCCCTGTATGGAAATCAAACAAGGACCTACATGCGTAA